A single window of Danio rerio strain Tuebingen ecotype United States chromosome 15, GRCz12tu, whole genome shotgun sequence DNA harbors:
- the psph gene encoding phosphoserine phosphatase, whose product MLTEAQTRDLLRRADAVCFDVDSTVIREEGIDELAKFCGVGDAVTEMTRKAMGGSMSFQTALSERLSIIKCSREQVNKLITDHPPQLTPGIRELVQKLQQRGVQVFLVSGGFRCIVEHVASQLSIPLQHVYANRLKFYFNGEYAGFDESQPTAQSGGKGRVISMLKEKHGFQNILMIGDGATDLEACPPASAFIGFGGNVLRPQVKEKSSWYVSSFSELSKELDKI is encoded by the exons ATGCTGACCGAGGCTCAGACCCGGGATCTGCTGCGGCGGGCGGACGCGGTGTGCTTTGATGTGGACAGCACCGTGATCCGGGAGGAGGGCATCGACGAGCTCGCCAAATTCTGCGGAGTCGGGGACGCGGTCACGGAGAt gacccGTAAGGCGATGGGTGGCTCTATGTCATTTCAGACGGCACTCAGTGAGCGTCTGTCCATCATCAAGTGCTCAAGGGAACAAGTCAACAAGCTGATCACAGACCACCCTCCTCAGCTGACACCCGGCATCAG GGAGCTGGTCCAGAAGCTGCAGCAGCGCGGTGTGCAGGTGTTCCTGGTGTCGGGGGGTTTCCGCTGTATCGTGGAGCACGTGGCGTCGCAGCTCTCCATCCCGCTACAGCACGTCTACGCCAACAGACTCAAGTTCTACTTCAATG gagagTACGCCGGCTTCGATGAGTCCCAGCCCACGGCTCAGAGCGGAGGGAAGGGCCGAGTGATCAGCATGCTGAAGGAGAAGCACGGCTTCCAGAACATCCTGATGATTGGAGACGGAGCCACAGACCTGGAGGCCTGCCCACCGGCT AGCGCCTTCATCGGGTTCGGAGGGAATGTGCTGCGCCCGCAGGTGAAGGAGAAGAGCTCATGGTACGTCAGCAGCTTCTCTGAGCTCAGTAAAGAACTGGACaagatctga
- the nipsnap2 gene encoding protein NipSnap homolog 2: MATRVLHSSCSGLYRAAGPARGKGHATAVIRSLSASHNRPREDSWFKSLFVRKVDPRKDAHSHLLAKKEDNNLYKIQFHNVKPECLEAYNKLCEDVLTNIHTDKAYPCELVGTWNTWYGEQDQAVHLWRYRGGYPALTEVMSKLKNNKEFLEYRSERGKMLLSRRNQLLLEFSFWNEPVPRDGPNIYELRSYQLRPGTMIEWGNYWARAIGYRQHNREAVGGFFSQIGDLYMVHHLWAYKDLQSREDTRNAAWQHEGWDEVVYYTVPLIQHMESRIMIPLKNSPLK, from the exons ATGGCGACCAGAGTCCTTCACAGCTCCTGCTCCGGCCTGTATCGGGCTGCAGGACCGGCCCGGGGCAAAGGACACGCGACTGCCGTTATCAG GAGTCTGTCAGCGTCCCACAATCGCCCGCGAGAGGACAGCTGGTTCAAGTCTCTGTTTGTGCGGAAGGTGGACCCCCGGAAAGACGCTCACTCACATCTGCTGGCCAAGAAGGAGGACAACAACCTCTACAAGATACAGT ttcaCAATGTCAAGCCCGAGTGTCTGGAGGCCTACAACAAGCTCTG TGAGGACGTGCTGACCAACATCCACACCGACAAGGCTTACCCGTGTGAGCTGGTGGGCACCTGGAACACCTGGTATGGGGAGCAGGATCAGGCCg TGCACTTGTGGAGGTACAGAGGAGGATATCCAGCCCTCACTGAAGTCATGAGTAAACTCAAGAACAACAAG gagtttCTGGAGTACCGCAGTGAGCGAGGGAAGATGCTGCTGTCCCGCCGTAATCAGCTGCTGCTGGAGTTCAGCTTCTGGAACGAGCCTGTGCCGCGAGACGGACCCAACATATACGAGCTGCGCTCCTACCAGCTCAGA CCCGGCACCATGATCGAATGGGGAAACTACTG GGCGAGAGCGATCGGTTATCGGCAGCACAACCGTGAGGCCGTCGGTGGATTCTTCTCTCAGATCGGCGACCTCTACATGGTCCATCATCTGTGgg cgtaTAAGGACCTGCAGTCCAGAGAGGACACGAGGAACGCCGCCTGGCAGCACGAGGGCTGGGATGAAGTCGTCTATTACACTG TGCCGCTGATTCAGCACATGGAGTCCAGGATCATGATCCCACTGAAGAACTCTCCACtgaagtaa